A genomic region of Ktedonobacteraceae bacterium contains the following coding sequences:
- a CDS encoding amidohydrolase family protein yields MHQIFHAQHGYWRMIMPRAIDFHVHLPTTEFMQITLGPYAQAAERYFRTEVKLKDIEQLAADYAEVDMIGVLLAWDAETATGLPPLGNDYVAKIVQRYPQQFIGFASVDPHKGKAAVKEMERAIQELGLAGAKFHPGVQAFYPNDPTFYPLMEKIQELGVPALFHTGTNGLGAGTPGGMGIKLDYTRPIYLDSLAADFPGLTIIGAHPSWPWHEEMLAAMQHKTNIYNDLSGWSPKYIPETLLREAATRLQDRFLFGSDYPFITPQRWLKDFEAVKIEFKPEVREKLFWRNGQKLLAHTAVGQMHFAW; encoded by the coding sequence ATGCATCAGATATTTCACGCCCAACATGGCTATTGGAGGATGATTATGCCGCGTGCCATCGACTTTCACGTGCATCTGCCCACGACAGAGTTCATGCAGATCACGCTTGGCCCCTACGCTCAGGCCGCCGAACGATATTTTCGTACCGAAGTAAAACTCAAAGATATTGAGCAATTGGCCGCCGATTATGCTGAAGTGGATATGATCGGTGTCCTGCTGGCCTGGGATGCTGAGACCGCGACAGGATTGCCACCCCTGGGCAATGATTATGTCGCGAAAATTGTGCAGCGCTATCCACAGCAATTCATCGGCTTTGCCAGCGTCGACCCACACAAGGGCAAGGCAGCTGTCAAGGAAATGGAGCGCGCTATTCAAGAGCTAGGATTGGCAGGCGCTAAATTCCATCCAGGGGTTCAGGCATTTTATCCCAATGATCCCACTTTCTACCCACTGATGGAAAAGATTCAAGAACTGGGAGTACCCGCGCTTTTCCATACCGGCACAAATGGCCTGGGAGCAGGCACACCCGGTGGCATGGGCATCAAGCTGGATTACACGCGGCCAATTTACCTGGATTCCCTGGCCGCCGATTTTCCCGGCCTGACTATTATTGGCGCTCATCCTTCCTGGCCCTGGCACGAGGAAATGCTGGCCGCTATGCAGCACAAAACCAATATTTACAACGACCTGTCCGGCTGGTCGCCCAAATACATCCCCGAAACGCTATTGCGCGAGGCGGCCACTCGTTTGCAAGATCGCTTCCTGTTCGGCTCGGATTATCCATTTATTACGCCGCAGCGGTGGTTGAAGGACTTCGAGGCGGTGAAGATCGAGTTCAAGCCGGAGGTGCGGGAGAAACTGTTCTGGAGGAATGGGCAAAAGTTGCTGGCGCATACGGCCGTTGGGCAGATGCATTTCGCCTGGTAA
- a CDS encoding antibiotic biosynthesis monooxygenase has protein sequence MYGTIARLRIKPGREDQFRQLLQEQAYPFESGQVAGFVASYVYRTDADPNDFFLAAVFESKEAYWANAQRPEQDARFSRWLPLLEGEPEWHDGEIDIMYARQRPVQR, from the coding sequence ATGTACGGAACGATCGCGCGTTTGCGCATCAAACCAGGGAGGGAAGACCAGTTCAGGCAGCTCCTTCAAGAGCAGGCGTATCCGTTTGAAAGCGGACAGGTAGCGGGGTTCGTGGCAAGCTACGTCTATCGCACGGATGCAGATCCGAACGACTTCTTTCTGGCTGCGGTATTCGAGAGCAAAGAGGCATATTGGGCGAACGCACAGAGGCCTGAGCAGGATGCTCGCTTTAGCCGGTGGCTGCCGCTGCTCGAAGGCGAACCAGAATGGCACGATGGCGAAATCGATATCATGTATGCGCGGCAACGGCCAGTACAAAGATAA
- a CDS encoding class I SAM-dependent methyltransferase: MTTYTTTDQARTEAFLGKVLSDTNGLTTTIMASIGDRLGLFRNLAEGPATSAELAQRTHTDERYVREWLCAMTSAGYITHDPASSRFALPAVHSPVLVQESGPMFFGGIHQWVTALARQIELIIQAFRDGGGVPQAAYDEITWDGQERFTNTWFESLLIPVWMPLMPEVHARLERGTTLADIGCGRGRAIVKLAQAYPNSHFVGYDVYGPSIERAGLLAQQAGVTERVRFEQLDASQGLPEQYDIITTFDVIHDSAKPRELLKSIRAALRPDGRYVCLEINAAETLEQNAGPLGSFLYGFSVLYCMTSSLAEHGEGLGTMGMPESKVRALCLEAGFSKVQRVPMENPFNSLYEVTL, translated from the coding sequence ATGACAACGTATACGACAACTGATCAGGCCAGGACCGAGGCGTTCCTCGGCAAGGTACTCAGTGACACGAATGGTTTGACGACGACCATCATGGCAAGCATCGGTGATCGTCTGGGGCTTTTTAGAAATCTCGCTGAAGGCCCCGCGACCAGCGCAGAATTGGCGCAGCGCACCCACACCGATGAGCGCTATGTCCGAGAATGGCTATGTGCCATGACGAGTGCCGGCTATATCACCCATGATCCGGCAAGTTCACGTTTCGCGCTTCCAGCAGTGCATAGTCCGGTCCTCGTCCAGGAAAGCGGCCCCATGTTCTTTGGTGGCATCCACCAGTGGGTCACGGCGCTAGCAAGGCAAATTGAACTCATCATCCAGGCCTTTCGGGATGGGGGCGGCGTTCCCCAGGCGGCCTACGACGAGATCACGTGGGACGGGCAGGAACGCTTCACTAATACCTGGTTCGAAAGTTTACTCATTCCCGTCTGGATGCCATTAATGCCCGAAGTGCATGCGAGACTGGAACGAGGGACTACACTTGCCGACATTGGCTGTGGTCGCGGGCGCGCTATCGTGAAGCTTGCACAGGCGTATCCCAATTCCCACTTCGTAGGATACGACGTGTATGGCCCATCAATTGAGCGCGCCGGGCTACTGGCGCAGCAGGCCGGCGTGACAGAGCGAGTTCGATTCGAACAATTGGACGCTTCGCAGGGACTTCCCGAACAGTACGACATCATTACCACCTTTGATGTCATTCACGATTCAGCAAAGCCACGAGAGCTATTGAAGTCGATTCGTGCTGCCTTACGACCCGATGGCCGGTATGTGTGTCTCGAAATCAATGCGGCGGAAACACTGGAGCAGAATGCGGGACCACTGGGGAGTTTCCTGTACGGCTTCAGCGTCCTCTACTGCATGACCTCATCACTGGCTGAGCACGGAGAAGGTCTGGGGACGATGGGGATGCCAGAGTCAAAAGTACGAGCATTGTGCTTAGAAGCGGGTTTCAGCAAGGTGCAGCGAGTGCCGATGGAAAATCCTTTCAATAGCCTCTACGAGGTCACGTTGTAG
- a CDS encoding sulfurtransferase: MTDTLSMLADGAALAGVFAQPTWLAEHLDDPDVCVVEVDVSRAAYEQGHIPGAILWNAYTDLHHAEDYRPLKRSEFEELLRRSGFTPDTIIVFYGYGPYLGFWLAKAYGHERALVLNGTRQEWREAGLPWTTTHPEPVPSTYTLSDAEVTQLMSLDALQASLGSGDPLILDVRSQAEFVGERFWPSGATAGAGRPGHIPGAVHLHIDLLHTADGAFKSAAELRQLFQERGVAASRGIVTYCTIGARASEAATVLRYLLGYPDVRVYDGSWAQWGTQPQTPIEA, encoded by the coding sequence TTGACAGATACCCTTTCTATGCTGGCCGACGGTGCGGCGCTTGCGGGTGTGTTTGCGCAACCGACCTGGCTTGCGGAGCACCTCGACGACCCAGATGTGTGCGTGGTCGAGGTGGATGTCAGCCGGGCGGCATATGAGCAAGGTCATATCCCGGGAGCCATTCTCTGGAACGCCTACACCGACCTCCATCATGCGGAGGATTACCGTCCGTTGAAGCGGAGTGAGTTTGAAGAGCTGCTGCGCCGGTCCGGCTTTACACCCGATACCATCATCGTTTTTTATGGCTATGGCCCCTATCTGGGATTCTGGCTGGCGAAGGCCTACGGGCACGAGCGCGCACTGGTGCTGAATGGAACGCGGCAAGAATGGCGCGAGGCCGGTTTGCCCTGGACGACGACTCATCCTGAACCTGTTCCGTCCACCTACACACTGTCTGACGCCGAGGTTACCCAACTCATGTCGCTGGATGCGCTGCAAGCATCCCTGGGGAGTGGAGACCCTCTCATCCTCGATGTGCGTTCGCAGGCCGAATTCGTTGGAGAGCGCTTCTGGCCATCAGGTGCCACGGCAGGTGCCGGTCGCCCCGGTCACATCCCTGGCGCTGTCCATCTACACATCGATCTGTTGCATACCGCCGATGGTGCCTTCAAGAGCGCGGCAGAGCTTCGGCAACTCTTCCAGGAGCGAGGTGTGGCGGCTTCGCGCGGCATCGTGACCTATTGTACCATCGGTGCCCGCGCTAGCGAGGCAGCGACGGTCCTGCGGTATCTGCTGGGCTATCCCGATGTCCGTGTCTACGATGGATCGTGGGCGCAGTGGGGTACACAGCCACAAACGCCGATCGAGGCCTGA
- a CDS encoding AAA family ATPase, translating into MSELPVMNKPLVCPTVVGRAIELTTLHSIVDEVAGGHSRVVLLSGEAGIGKSCLMAEAKNYALAQGFRFLRGNCFPGDTSCPYAPLLDLLRTHFAGQTETEVARELGPFVREFAQLIPDLVHRLPDAAPLSPLSRLEPEQEKRRLFEALTRWFTGLAAKQPLLLVIEDVHWGDNTSLEWLHYLARRCAAHPLLLVVTYRSEEIGSTLSHWLAQFDRERLAQELMLVGLSRGDLDTMLRAIFALPHSRQLELPDRLYTLTEGNPFFVEEILKSLVTAGEIFYEDGTWNRRPLNELHIPRSLHDALHLRTHGLSDSARQVLRLAAVAGRRFDFALLQQLTQHDEQQLLTLMKELMSAQLVVEESEERFAFRHALTREAVYAELLVRERKKLHGTIAETMERLYAPAETHVAELAYHFYEAGLWEKALFYTHRAGEKAQHLYSLWAAIEHFTRALDAAHHLGVLPSPATYRARGQAYELLGDFEHARSDYEQALNAAHTAQDAVVEWQSLLDLGALWAERDYTQTSAFFQRAYEHAQAMGQPAMLARSLNRVGNWHLNVEEPLEALRCHQEALAIFQQLNDQHGIAETLDLLGMASYLGGDLVQGTRYYEQAVALFHQLDDRVGLTSSLASLTLRGAVSISNTMVAGAAILAELLPDVEMALKIARDIGQRPGEAYALYQLGLCLSAQGEYRRALDALQQSLLIAEELEHRQWMIAAHWAMGALYLDLLSPLIAQHHLKQALRLSHEISSKHWINTAAGSLASALILRGELAQAEALLNTEFGRDAPAQTMGQRMAWCAYAELALARSDPELALQITDRLSASAANISEQRGIPRLSKLRGKALIALHRTAEAETALRSAKEMTMAQGARPLLWGICVTLGTLYQTQSREAEAEQVFSTARAIIEELAANIPDAHMQKQFFQAAGALLPHTHVTSSPRRAAKQAFGGLTEREREVATLIAKGKSNREIAEQLVVSYRTVETHVGAILSKLAFSSRAQIAVWAVEVGLVKQTR; encoded by the coding sequence ATGAGTGAGCTACCGGTGATGAACAAGCCTTTGGTTTGTCCAACCGTTGTCGGTCGCGCGATCGAACTTACCACCCTCCATTCCATTGTAGACGAGGTCGCGGGTGGGCACTCACGTGTCGTGCTGCTCAGTGGCGAGGCAGGGATTGGTAAATCGTGCCTGATGGCTGAGGCGAAAAACTATGCTCTTGCACAGGGCTTTAGATTTCTACGGGGAAATTGCTTTCCAGGGGATACTTCTTGCCCATATGCTCCTCTCCTCGACCTGCTAAGAACGCATTTTGCTGGCCAGACCGAAACTGAGGTCGCCAGGGAGTTAGGACCATTTGTGCGCGAGTTCGCTCAACTCATCCCTGATCTGGTTCATCGACTGCCCGATGCGGCTCCCCTGTCTCCACTTTCCCGGCTTGAACCAGAACAAGAGAAACGTCGCCTTTTTGAAGCACTGACACGCTGGTTCACCGGATTGGCGGCCAAGCAACCGCTCCTGTTAGTCATCGAGGATGTACACTGGGGTGACAATACCAGCCTGGAGTGGCTCCATTACCTGGCAAGGCGCTGTGCCGCTCATCCATTACTGCTCGTGGTGACCTATCGCAGTGAGGAGATTGGTTCCACTCTCAGCCACTGGTTGGCGCAGTTTGATCGTGAGCGGCTGGCCCAGGAGTTGATGCTTGTGGGCCTATCACGCGGTGATCTCGACACGATGCTGCGCGCCATCTTCGCGCTCCCCCACTCACGGCAGTTAGAGCTTCCAGACCGGTTATATACGCTCACAGAAGGGAATCCTTTTTTCGTCGAGGAGATACTCAAATCACTGGTTACAGCGGGAGAGATCTTTTACGAAGATGGCACCTGGAATCGCAGGCCGCTCAATGAGCTGCATATCCCGCGCAGCCTGCACGATGCATTACATCTGCGTACGCATGGGTTGAGCGATTCCGCCAGGCAGGTGTTACGCCTGGCAGCGGTCGCCGGGCGTCGCTTCGATTTTGCGCTCCTCCAGCAGTTGACGCAACACGATGAACAGCAGTTGCTCACCCTCATGAAAGAGCTCATGTCGGCTCAGCTGGTCGTCGAAGAATCAGAGGAGCGGTTTGCCTTTCGTCATGCGTTGACGCGCGAAGCTGTGTATGCAGAACTGCTGGTGCGCGAACGCAAGAAGCTGCACGGCACGATTGCCGAAACGATGGAGCGCCTCTACGCGCCAGCCGAGACCCACGTGGCGGAACTGGCCTACCATTTTTACGAGGCCGGCCTGTGGGAGAAGGCGCTCTTTTATACTCATCGCGCAGGAGAAAAGGCACAACATCTCTATTCGTTATGGGCGGCTATCGAACACTTTACGCGGGCGTTGGATGCCGCCCATCACCTGGGGGTTCTACCCTCACCGGCAACCTACCGGGCACGCGGACAGGCGTATGAACTACTGGGCGACTTTGAGCATGCGCGTAGCGATTATGAGCAGGCCCTGAATGCTGCCCATACTGCCCAGGATGCTGTCGTGGAGTGGCAGAGCCTCCTTGATTTGGGCGCGCTGTGGGCGGAACGCGACTACACCCAAACAAGCGCATTTTTCCAGCGCGCCTATGAACACGCACAGGCAATGGGCCAGCCAGCTATGCTCGCACGCAGTCTGAACCGGGTAGGGAACTGGCATCTCAATGTGGAAGAGCCGCTCGAGGCGCTCCGGTGCCACCAGGAGGCCCTGGCCATTTTCCAGCAACTCAACGACCAACACGGCATTGCTGAGACGCTTGATTTGCTGGGCATGGCGAGTTACCTGGGCGGCGACCTGGTGCAGGGCACGAGGTATTATGAACAGGCGGTCGCGCTCTTTCACCAGCTGGACGATAGGGTTGGCCTCACTTCCAGCCTGGCCTCGCTGACACTCCGCGGCGCCGTTTCCATCAGCAATACGATGGTTGCAGGCGCGGCTATTCTCGCAGAGCTGCTGCCCGACGTTGAGATGGCGCTCAAGATCGCTCGTGACATCGGCCAGCGTCCCGGCGAGGCCTATGCGCTTTACCAGTTGGGACTCTGTTTGAGCGCGCAAGGTGAGTACCGCCGCGCGTTGGATGCCTTACAGCAGAGCCTCTTAATCGCAGAAGAACTTGAACATCGCCAGTGGATGATCGCCGCACACTGGGCGATGGGAGCGCTCTACCTCGATCTTCTTTCCCCGCTCATAGCCCAGCATCATCTGAAGCAAGCTCTGCGGCTCTCGCATGAGATTAGCTCAAAACATTGGATCAACACCGCTGCCGGAAGCCTTGCGTCAGCCCTGATTTTGCGCGGCGAGCTTGCCCAGGCAGAAGCCCTCCTCAATACTGAGTTCGGTAGGGATGCTCCCGCTCAGACAATGGGGCAGCGCATGGCCTGGTGTGCGTATGCAGAACTCGCGCTTGCCCGAAGCGATCCAGAACTAGCCTTGCAGATCACGGATCGATTGAGCGCGTCCGCGGCAAACATCTCTGAACAACGGGGCATTCCACGTCTCTCGAAATTACGTGGCAAGGCGCTGATCGCGCTCCACCGGACAGCAGAAGCAGAAACGGCGCTGCGAAGCGCCAAAGAGATGACGATGGCACAGGGGGCCAGGCCCTTGCTGTGGGGCATTTGCGTGACGCTCGGCACGCTCTATCAAACCCAATCACGAGAGGCCGAAGCAGAACAGGTATTTTCGACTGCCCGTGCGATCATCGAGGAACTTGCAGCGAACATACCAGACGCACACATGCAGAAGCAGTTCTTCCAGGCCGCTGGAGCTCTACTGCCACACACCCATGTGACCTCCTCGCCTCGCCGTGCCGCCAAGCAAGCATTTGGAGGATTAACCGAGCGCGAGCGCGAAGTGGCGACGCTGATTGCGAAAGGAAAATCGAATCGTGAGATAGCCGAACAGCTGGTCGTTAGCTACCGCACTGTCGAGACCCATGTCGGCGCCATCTTATCTAAGCTCGCCTTTTCCTCCCGGGCCCAAATTGCGGTGTGGGCCGTTGAAGTAGGGCTTGTCAAACAAACACGATGA
- a CDS encoding serine hydrolase domain-containing protein: MKEKQGISSLAPNTQRAFYDIWVESRVRKNRRKFQIATLLMVIASMLVIFAFVLTAWNLTTSAAPLDRTPVPAAQVATRVQKPTLTPTQQATPSPQISPQIASQIDSLLENKASQQQFSGSVLIAINGQVLLSKGYSMADWNKNIPNTAQTRFYLGSVTKQFTAMGILILQEQGKLNVHDPLCKYIQPCPPPWQPLTIHELLTHTSGIPQLDDSQLSGSSPQAWMNSYDNVPLEFTPGTQFDYCSVCFQILGYVIQQASGKPYSEFIEESILDPLQMKHTGFGSDYYYSLTNHATGYASWQVPAMQLGWDVDPQWSFLFGSGLMQSTVGDLYIWDQALYTQTLVSRQTLNEAFTEYDATSEFAGSGYGYGWFIAKSPVRGHRLIWHDGRIDGFRTYIGRYVDDHVTIIFLSNLASLDELALAQQIQQIVFANYHK; this comes from the coding sequence GTGAAAGAGAAACAAGGGATAAGCTCTTTAGCGCCCAACACTCAACGTGCCTTTTATGATATCTGGGTTGAATCTCGCGTGCGCAAAAACCGGCGAAAGTTTCAAATCGCTACTTTGCTGATGGTGATAGCAAGTATGCTGGTTATTTTCGCTTTTGTACTCACTGCCTGGAACCTGACCACCTCTGCTGCACCGCTTGATCGCACTCCGGTTCCTGCGGCGCAGGTTGCTACTCGAGTACAAAAGCCGACTCTCACTCCCACGCAACAGGCGACTCCCAGCCCACAGATAAGTCCGCAAATCGCTTCTCAGATTGATAGTCTGCTGGAGAATAAGGCTTCACAGCAGCAGTTCAGCGGCTCGGTACTGATCGCAATAAACGGCCAGGTACTGCTTAGCAAGGGTTACAGCATGGCCGATTGGAACAAGAATATACCCAACACTGCTCAGACAAGGTTTTACCTCGGCTCGGTCACCAAACAATTCACCGCCATGGGTATACTTATATTGCAAGAGCAAGGCAAGCTGAACGTCCATGACCCACTCTGCAAATACATCCAGCCCTGCCCTCCGCCCTGGCAGCCATTGACCATTCACGAACTATTGACACACACTTCCGGCATTCCGCAACTGGACGACTCCCAACTATCGGGCAGCTCTCCTCAAGCGTGGATGAACAGTTACGACAATGTGCCCCTGGAGTTCACACCGGGCACCCAATTCGATTATTGCAGCGTCTGCTTCCAGATTCTGGGCTACGTTATCCAGCAGGCTTCAGGCAAACCATACAGCGAGTTCATCGAGGAATCAATCCTTGACCCCTTGCAAATGAAACATACAGGCTTCGGCTCAGACTACTATTATTCACTGACCAATCATGCTACCGGATACGCTTCCTGGCAGGTTCCAGCCATGCAACTTGGTTGGGATGTTGATCCTCAGTGGTCATTCCTCTTTGGCTCAGGATTGATGCAAAGCACTGTTGGAGATCTCTATATCTGGGACCAGGCCCTCTACACACAAACACTGGTCTCCCGGCAAACACTGAACGAGGCTTTTACTGAATACGACGCTACTTCAGAGTTCGCGGGATCGGGCTATGGCTACGGCTGGTTTATTGCCAAATCGCCTGTAAGGGGTCACCGCCTGATCTGGCACGACGGGAGAATCGATGGCTTCAGAACCTACATCGGACGCTACGTCGATGACCATGTCACCATCATTTTCTTGAGCAATCTGGCATCACTGGATGAATTGGCGCTTGCACAGCAAATCCAGCAGATCGTCTTTGCCAATTATCATAAATGA
- the purL gene encoding phosphoribosylformylglycinamidine synthase subunit PurL, producing the protein MTFLIEVEAVSQEYDAQANKLAREILFLPIAHLPSLAAIVANKTPLTTRTAHLYYLTGNLSLIEIDRLAQQLLIDPVVQRATILTSSVKPTTHQEEYKEQISAYTIDVFFHPGVTDTLAESVMDGASLLDIHGLEQVATGKRYILDGRLSEEDVQFITGALLYNPVIQRYTLYRSGQDGFQTGDLQDVPAERLQAQVEARSNASRFHMLDMTDEELLELSKAGMLALDLAEMRAIQAYYREQRREPTDVELETLAQTWSEHCSHKTFKAIIDYREVNSAGTILKEETIDGLLKQYIMCATEQINPPWLVSAFSDNAGIIRFTQSHDIAFKVETHNHPSAIEPFGGANTGVGGVIRDVLGVSARPIACTDVLCFGPPDTPIEDLPHGILSPHRIASGVVDGIRDYGNKMGIPTVNGAVLYDRGYLFNPLVFCGCLGLLPHGSHPRRVRPGDLIVVLGGRTGRDGIHGATFSSGEMSSEINARAGSAVQIGAPITEKKVTDVLIQARDRHLYTAITDCGAGGFSSAIGEMGEETGARVELANAPLKYAGLAPWEIWLSEAQERMVLAIPPDHLADLLEICAIEEVEASVIGSFTADQRLVVSYLGEVVADLDMAFLHKGRPGRRLEATWTGRQETPVSASNLAALKENSLSVKNHSDILLALLRHPSTGSKEAIIRRYDHEVQGATVLKPLVGKAGNGPGDAAVLQPILDEPTGAGIVISSGINPLYGRIDPYAMATNAIDEALRNLTAVGGDIEHAAILDNFCWGNPTDPAQLGMLVRAAKGCHDAAIGFRVPFISGKDSLNNEYRANGQRLPVLPTLLISAVGVIDDAVRTIDMSLKDSGNLLYQIGITHNELAGSHLVEVVKSTTFEQSFPQTNVPQVDFQAARTRMKALGNAIRAGMIVSCHDLSEGGLAVAAAEMALAGLRGLYIDIGKVRHDISMPEDSLATLLLFSESASRFLVEVVPEQQHRFEEYMRSQGVRNFACIGEVTNSDRFVVQYETQKLVDLPVATLQSTWSGEEVKL; encoded by the coding sequence ATGACTTTTCTTATTGAGGTAGAGGCAGTTTCTCAAGAGTACGATGCTCAAGCAAACAAACTTGCTCGTGAAATACTCTTTTTACCTATTGCCCATCTTCCGTCGCTTGCCGCAATCGTAGCTAACAAGACTCCCCTTACCACCCGCACCGCTCACCTCTACTACCTCACAGGCAACCTTTCCCTCATCGAAATTGACCGGCTCGCACAGCAGTTATTGATCGACCCGGTAGTGCAAAGGGCCACCATCCTTACTTCCTCAGTAAAGCCGACCACGCATCAGGAAGAGTACAAAGAGCAAATATCGGCTTATACCATCGATGTTTTTTTTCACCCAGGTGTCACCGATACATTGGCCGAGAGCGTAATGGATGGAGCCTCGCTGCTGGATATTCATGGCCTGGAACAGGTAGCAACAGGTAAGCGCTATATACTCGATGGACGTTTGAGCGAAGAGGATGTGCAGTTCATCACGGGAGCGCTGTTATATAACCCGGTGATCCAACGATATACCTTGTATCGTTCTGGGCAAGATGGTTTTCAAACCGGTGACCTGCAGGATGTACCTGCTGAAAGGTTACAAGCACAGGTAGAAGCTAGAAGTAATGCAAGCCGGTTCCATATGCTCGATATGACGGATGAAGAACTGCTCGAACTGAGCAAAGCAGGCATGCTCGCGCTTGACCTCGCTGAGATGCGAGCTATCCAGGCGTACTATCGAGAGCAGCGACGCGAACCAACGGATGTTGAGCTTGAAACCCTCGCTCAAACCTGGTCTGAACATTGTTCGCACAAGACCTTCAAGGCAATCATTGACTATCGCGAAGTGAATAGTGCCGGCACCATCCTGAAAGAAGAAACCATCGACGGCCTGCTCAAACAGTATATTATGTGTGCTACAGAGCAAATCAACCCACCCTGGCTGGTATCCGCATTCAGTGATAACGCCGGAATCATTCGTTTTACACAGTCTCACGATATTGCCTTCAAAGTCGAGACACATAATCATCCCTCGGCCATTGAGCCTTTCGGTGGCGCAAATACCGGCGTCGGAGGTGTGATTCGCGACGTATTGGGAGTTTCGGCCCGGCCCATCGCCTGTACAGATGTACTCTGCTTTGGACCTCCTGATACACCTATCGAGGATTTGCCTCATGGTATTCTCTCGCCTCACCGTATTGCCAGCGGCGTCGTCGATGGTATTCGCGACTATGGGAACAAGATGGGCATTCCTACGGTCAATGGCGCAGTACTTTATGATCGTGGCTACCTGTTCAATCCGCTGGTCTTCTGTGGATGTCTTGGTTTATTGCCACACGGGAGCCATCCACGCCGGGTACGGCCAGGTGATCTCATCGTCGTCCTCGGTGGGCGCACGGGTCGTGATGGTATTCACGGTGCGACATTTTCCTCCGGCGAAATGAGCAGCGAGATCAACGCCCGTGCCGGTAGCGCGGTACAGATTGGTGCGCCCATCACCGAGAAAAAAGTCACAGATGTGCTGATCCAGGCCAGAGACCGCCATCTCTATACAGCTATTACTGATTGTGGGGCCGGTGGATTCTCATCGGCAATCGGTGAAATGGGCGAAGAGACGGGAGCAAGGGTGGAACTGGCAAATGCCCCACTCAAGTATGCGGGACTGGCGCCCTGGGAAATCTGGCTCTCAGAGGCACAAGAACGCATGGTACTCGCCATCCCGCCCGATCATCTCGCCGACCTGCTGGAAATCTGTGCTATTGAAGAGGTAGAGGCCAGCGTAATCGGCAGCTTTACAGCCGATCAACGCCTGGTAGTCAGCTATCTCGGTGAAGTCGTTGCCGACCTTGATATGGCATTCCTGCACAAGGGCAGACCCGGGAGAAGGCTGGAGGCAACCTGGACAGGTAGGCAGGAAACGCCTGTTTCTGCCTCTAACCTTGCCGCGTTAAAAGAAAACAGCCTCTCCGTGAAAAATCACTCTGACATTCTCCTTGCGCTCTTACGTCATCCCAGCACCGGCTCGAAGGAAGCCATCATACGACGCTACGATCACGAGGTGCAGGGGGCAACAGTTCTCAAGCCACTGGTGGGCAAAGCCGGAAATGGACCCGGCGATGCCGCTGTACTCCAACCCATCCTTGATGAACCAACCGGGGCGGGAATCGTAATTTCTAGCGGCATCAACCCACTTTATGGCAGAATCGACCCTTACGCAATGGCAACCAATGCCATCGATGAAGCCTTGCGCAATCTCACGGCAGTTGGTGGAGACATAGAGCATGCAGCCATCCTCGATAACTTCTGCTGGGGCAACCCCACCGACCCTGCACAACTTGGAATGCTCGTGCGCGCCGCCAAGGGCTGCCACGATGCCGCAATCGGCTTTCGCGTGCCGTTTATCTCAGGCAAAGACAGCCTCAACAACGAGTATCGCGCCAACGGGCAGCGCCTGCCTGTGCTGCCCACGCTGCTCATCTCAGCAGTCGGCGTTATCGACGATGCGGTTCGCACTATTGATATGTCGCTCAAAGATTCTGGCAACCTGCTCTATCAAATAGGGATAACACACAACGAACTGGCAGGTTCCCATCTCGTGGAAGTTGTCAAAAGCACTACCTTTGAGCAATCGTTTCCTCAAACGAATGTCCCACAGGTTGATTTTCAAGCGGCTCGCACCCGGATGAAAGCCCTGGGCAATGCTATCCGCGCCGGCATGATTGTTTCGTGTCATGATCTTTCGGAGGGCGGACTTGCAGTCGCAGCGGCTGAGATGGCGCTTGCCGGTTTGCGTGGCCTGTATATCGATATTGGCAAAGTCCGGCATGATATTTCAATGCCAGAGGACTCCCTGGCTACATTGCTGCTTTTTAGCGAGAGCGCCTCACGTTTCCTGGTTGAGGTGGTACCTGAGCAACAGCATAGATTTGAGGAATATATGCGCTCGCAAGGTGTACGGAATTTCGCCTGTATTGGCGAGGTAACGAACTCAGACCGCTTCGTTGTGCAGTATGAGACACAAAAGCTGGTCGATCTACCTGTTGCGACTTTACAGAGTACGTGGAGTGGAGAGGAGGTGAAGCTATGA